cgttagatcccggcggttggtaatttctgacacaaacatgagtgatagtaattctttttactttcggcactcttatggtttgtggtgtcgaatatgtggaggcgaacatgaggaattaaaatgttattttctcacttataggccccactatatagacccaccgattccttataaccttaagaggggcgaaagtaaaaataagcactatttctccctcgaatgcgcccagccagatattctaggagaaatgctccttgacgagttatttcaactagaagaactacttctcaattggtcaaaagaacttaggaaggattttttagatccatcccaagatgatgaccatgaggaaatgttggaaccgcattccgacaacctcgttgcccccgaaaataccttcttacctagaaaagacgtggacgatagtcgtccctgtgccgattgtgccgtgaaggactccccatcgacctcgttcggtgcatacatagacctgagcgattcggcatacaccttctttaacgagagcccgggaaagggttggacttatccacctagaatgaaaataggaattaccctcaccgacaacctcttgcgttctcgccttagtataggacaattaaggtatcttaggcactttggggttgttccaacaagtcaagagccacccgatatagattagctccttagtagagacaaaacttcataaaacagctttccgacacggggccgtgcccggccaacacgcccccgtgtccaccacaagattcccttctgatcagaacgtcagaatacggacaaactgtgtcaaaattttatctgcacacggggccgtgtccagcagacacggggccgtgtccagcaggctgtcgttttctataaatgcagccaaaaatcctgcacatttggaccaacttgggacagagatttgaaggaatcttctctcaaacaatcctaggtaagtctaaaagaagtttccaacaacccatcttgtcctttcctcttctagacatttccttcttcttcatctttcttcaagaactaccataaaaagtttgaattttcaatctttgtggtagggaacaatgagttttgatcatggaatcttggtaaaaacatgttatgtaacattgtttagagttatttactgtcaaagagcttgcataaactcaggaaataacttaaaaacccaagattccttgctccaaaattctgcagaaagatgaacacggggccgtgctcaatgagcacggggccgtgtccagaaactgtttcgtcatataaactgcttttggtttatttttcgtagaatggcgagtgaaaacagcgaaacatcatccgttcattcctcaaacagccgaaggggaaggaggccctccgttgaagctacacttgtgcactacgtgatagcactgagggaagctctcgacgaaatgacgtcagtagaggaggtcctcattgaccgtattaacgatcatacaatgggacttgaaagcagcttccaagagattaaccttttgcaccaaaggttaaacattttggtagcacctcctatggaaccagtccttccacaacaagactggaacttggcactaggtgttaacaaccctaccgggtggggagactttcccgcagaacctcccatggaaaacccacaagaagttccagcggaagttgaaactcctcaaactaatgcgaacgagccctcttttctccttccaagggaggtagaggagtggcttgccgacatatgaggagaaccacacccggaagtaggagttctacaaagccttatctaaccaagattagtagcttcttggaaattttgctaaattaaaataaaacatagggctagaactccataagtttaatatttatgtaatttttatctttatctttatataatgtctctctatgattagtaatgttatgatggtttttatgattgatggttgtcgtgagtataaaacacactcatggtggtaatggatgaaaaagggaacgagaaaaatggaaccatgcaagaagaacagagcaacccgacaaaaatctccatcacagaaggctcaacacgggccgtgcccaaccaacacggccccgtgctgagccccctgcagaaaatcacccagttcaggtaactggacacgggccgtgttcagcggaccccatgtccaggcttctgtttcaattctctaatttttgttactggcacttgaccacggggccgtgcccggtcaacacggggccgtgtccaggatgccagtaacacaaaactttgcttttaaacccacttttacacattctaatcaaccaaaaactttatttttggacacattgaggacaatgtgtaatttaagtgtgggggggatgctaaaaccttgaaattttgcaaaatcctaaacacaagccttacacaaaactctattggaaccgctaaacaccccaaatttttttcaaaaactttttcatttttttatttacttgtcttagtttaagttgggaataacaagttctaaaaaggttatatttttacaagtttacaaccgatagcgtcgtgataaaaaaaaaggaccaaaataagaaaattatgaaagggcataacaagtctagttaaaaattcgattatatatacttgatcacattaaaaacccattcccacaaaagtgagttttgagcctttattgagcacaaaaatatacatatttagattaaatgctcatttttcgtttcttgtgtgaatagccgctcggttcttacaaatctagaacttgccacgacgatacattcccggtccttaccaacttaaacccaagtaagtaaatgatggaggcattaggactaaccatttttctttcaaaaccattatttttcatttttttattacctacccaaaacccccctagatagcccctttgagcctaaacctttcatttcattaccccaaaaccctttttacccaccaaaaacctttttatttttcaccctttattttagtaacaaactcggtttttcgtaaactcgccttttcaaggtgaaaaaaaaaatgatgatgaagtcaaaaacaaacaaaagctataaaaaagcttgtttggagaaatacttcaaaataaaaagtcactaaaaacaaggtattttacgaaaaccgacgctttttacgattttcgccctttttactaaccactaacccaaccacccacctttaacccaagcctaacccttcacccaaaagtcctcttgatatttacaaaggtaaaaagttaaaaaggaggaggattgattgcttggcaagcctatggaaggcgtaagttccgtgccactctcgagtgattcactaaaatatacaccttcggccgagtgttgagtgatctcccgtgaggtatgtgaacttgtatataaatggaattttaataaggcatgctatgcccaaataagtaatttatcatatgaaacgttcaaaataaatcataacgaataggattgtaaataaataaaaataaaacttacaaagaccttggattcccgacactctaggacaagctaaaaacttctcttctacctattccatttgggagtgtaagccacatttaaagagttttgcttgaggacaagcaaaagttcaagtgtgggggtatttgatgtgtgtaaaatgcaacatataaatcacatcaattaaggcataaaactaaccctttttaggtactaatgttggaaaaagagtgtttttgtcttccttttgtattttcaggatgaaatgagctcaaaatcacaaaagaagcaaaaagacaactaattctaccataaatacaagaaaagggacaaaagtagactgcccggaccctcaacggcacctcccaaagcaaaggagaagaaacagagtctgaacacgccccgtgtccagcgaacacgggggcgtgcccaggaagcagcagaaaagacaaaccagtagaagcttccattgcccaccacggggccgtgtccagcgggcacgggggcgtggtgaaagtacagcaggcgcattaattgtaattcgcaattacaattaatgaagagagagaatgtcagacgggcacggggccgtgtccagcggacacggggccgtgtccagccttctgttcagcctataaatagaggagcttggcttcattctctctcatcccttggcacaccacctctctcacacttcatccaccacccgtcaccaccataacaccatcatccatcaccatcatccattgtccatcatagagtgtgtgagtcgtctcgggatccaagattgatcgtaagagttcttgacaatcaaggccatgtttgcctaagtctcttacatcacttggtgaagacaagtgtttagtataatactttttatttttaatcttttgcactttttatttggttttgtattaatgactttaataactagttacttatgttgaaggtgatctttccttatcgtttgtccgtggtgtcttggcattattttactgtctatataaaataaaagattttcaccattcatatctccacggtctatatggaggtatgttggctacctggtcgggggttaagggaacggtttggtaagggtcttgcccttgttcagcgtttagaggtcctgcttgggacctgggtcaattttagtaggatctccttcaatgcccataggtattgaatggcggggatccaaactctttgaccccctcataagttaactactattaatactataacccggctatttaggactgtatccttgctgactcagactacttaaccgagggtaacgtcaccgccaaaagcggggcctaccacaatttgcattaataacttaattcattatctttcaataatccgaccctttaggattgtatccttgctgactcaaactactgggttgagtgtaacgtcgccttcaaaagaggggcctactacaataactaagataatctcttaaacaagtgcaaaagtgcaaaaataatcaaaggttatactaatacacgtgtcggatccaagtgattcatgttgactatctgtttttattttatttttattttcagcatttagttagtttttatttttcttagtttaaaacatttttctatctttttgatttgattagacgttgaggataaaccggtattaaaagctcttgtgtccttggacgacctcggtatcttaccaacactatactacgtccacgatgggtgcacttgcccatatgtgtgtttagtgttagtgaatatcgtgttttataaatttaaaacttggctaaaagtgtaaaaaaaggagcttaaatactcatcaaaaatatatacacaccgacacacatcagtagaaaaaatggactttgtagccgaacatCACTCTTTAAATTAATATgtgtttataaatataaataagcaTGTATTCATGTATTATAAGAGGCCTACACACATGTAAATTTGTTATAACCTTTTTTAACTACAAGTGTGTAATTTATCGTAAACTCTTACCAGGAAGGAGTATCAGATAGACAAAGAGTAAAAAATGTGAAATGATAACGAACCACAGAAATGACAACAATGAAATTAACTAATTGTAGAGATAAGTAATttctaaaatttaaaaaaagtaACATTTTTATCTAATTTTCATATTTCAAGATTAACTTATATCTCGCAGGAATCTAATTAGGTTTATATCAAATTATCCGGATCCTCAATGAGTACCCTAGATGAGTACATGTCCACATTCATTCAAACACATATAAAAAGCATATTCGTTGGCACCTTATACAGTTATACAAAAAGAATATTCATTTGAACCTTAAAACACCTATACACTTTCCCATCATTTTTAGGCAGTTCCTTTATATAAATCTTGACATACAGGTGTTGAATCATCATTAAAAAATGGGGAGGTTTTGGAGAATGAAAGAGGCATTTGAGGTGGCCAGAAAGGTGAGAGATTGCGAAAGCAGCGGCAGCGAACACTCGCCTGAGACGATGATGGATTTATCCCATATGGTAAACTCGTTCATAGAGAACGGCAATGGCGTTGTTAATATAGATTTTGATATGCAAGTTGATGATGAATCCAGTTCAGATGGAACTGATGATGATATGGAGGAGATTAAGGAATCATTGCGAAGATTGATTGAAAATGGTGATGATGTGAAAAGAAACTTGATATCGAAAGTCGAAAAAGCGAACAATGATGTTGTTGATGATAACCGATCATCGCAATCTTTAGGGTTTAAACGAAGGCTGATGGCTTGTCTTCGTGATCGAGGTCTTGACGCTGGTACTATTTCTATGCCACTTTTACTATTTTAATGCCGAATATTTTTACTTTTGTTGGGTTTTTACCGCATATGTTTACCCTTTCTGTAATCATAGAATCctgttgttaaaaaaaaaaatttgactcAGGTGCAGAGCCAACTAATATTTCATACATGAATCCACTagtaaaaaagaaaaagaaaaaaaaataaaataaaaaaccttTTGATTGAACCCAACTAAGAAGTTATAGTTCGGCCACTTATATGGTTTATACAAATGGGTAGGGCTTTGCAAATCAAAGTGGGAAAAGAAAGGTGGCCGGCTTCTCGCTGGCAATCATGAATACATCGACGTCAACGTTAAGCAAACACGTTATATAATTATCGTATCTTTGTTAGAAGAGTTCGAGATAGCTAGACCTACAGCTGGTTACGCTTCCTTGCTCGAGATTCTTCCTGGGATCTCAGTTTTCAAAGTCGAAGATTTCAAAGAGATGGTGAAAATAATGTCAAAAGCGATAAAGAGGTCAATGAAGCAGAAGAAGATGCCTGTGCCACCATGGAGACGACGGGAGTATGTTCAGGCAAAATGGTTTGGGTCTTACAAACGAACCACCAACGAGTATCCAACTAAAAAGACACCGGATCGTATCGTGATCAACAATCAAAGTATTGGTTTTATATCGATTCCTGATCATACTTGCTATGGTAGACGTCAAGATCAATTTGCTAGGAAAGATTTTGGCTATAAAATGGGGAACTTAGCCATGGTCATGAATGGAGCAAGCTAAGATATTTTTGTTCAACTAGTAAATTATTCGCAAAGTTTATAGATATGAGTGTTGGTTAAACTAATAAATTATTCGCTAAAAAGTTTATAGATATGAGTGTTGGTGTTTCCTAGCATAGGCTGGGGTTTGAGCCTCACAAAAGACGAGAAGGGTTTCATTAGTACAATCGATCTGATTTTTGGGTCAATATTATTAATGTACATATTTCGTGTGAATTCTCTATAAAAAGCTTTAATTGCAATATAAATAACGTCATACTATTAAATTTGCAGCATTTGCATATGGTTTTCTCTTGATATAGTTGAGACCCTCAATTTGAAAGTGTCTAAATGTCAgaccctcaaattaccacctgCGAGGTTTTATCACGAGGCGtttgacgtaccaggatctagtcactaatcatgttgaactaACAATATAAAAGCACAATTATCATGTCCGACATGAATAGTGTATTTCAAATTAAACGTTTCAAACGAAAGTatgtattcagcggaagcaaagtaATCGTTTCCAAAACAATCAAATCCATATTGGTTTAAGACGCATAATATATAATGTTCTAATCAAGCAGCACGCCTCATGACACTTCCAGCTCCCCAGACTGCAAGTTCCCATGCAATaatgtacctaacgacctacaagcatgcagaagAGTGTCAatataaagttggcgagttcatagtTTTGTTCAACGTaaatcatgtaaatgtttagctTTAAAGACATGTCAAGAAATAATAAAGTCGGTACCGATATGACCGATTATGTTTGTTGTGCCCTCATCAACGTCTATCAACATTGATCCAAAATAATTAAGTCCTTAGTTCACGACCGACTTCCCGagtacggtgtgaggtttgtcaaacataatagcgctactaactaatacctaGTTGTCTCCCAGACAACTAGCTCGGTAAAGTAGGGACTTACATGATAGAAATTGAGTTTATTAACTGACATCGAAATTAAACTACAACATTTATTAAAAAGTAATCCTCCCAGGAATAATGTTTTGTccccccgggacgcatgcttgtgaaagattagtgaactcaccttagtttatTCGGTACGTGTTAATGagataagttccatgccgctctcgagtgattcactaaaaatacaccttcggccgagtgtgagtgatttcccccgtgaggtatgtgaacttgtatataaatggaattttaaaaaggtatgttatgccttaataaataatttatcttatgaaatgtttttaataaatcatgacgaataggattgtaaataaataaaaataaaacctaaacgatcttggaaaatcccgacactctatgacaagcccaaaaaccttctcttctacccattccatttggaagtgaataaagccacattaaaaagagttttgcttgaggacaagcaaagattcaagtgtgggggtatttgatacgcgcaaaatgcaacatataaattatatcaaatgtggcataaaactaaccctttttagtattaatgttggaaaaagtgtgtttttgtcttccttttgtattttcaggattaaatgagctcaaattaacaaaagaagcaaaaagacagcaaaatctaacataaatacaagaaaaggaacaaaagtggattgccgacccctcgacagcatcctcccaagcaaaacaaggaagacagaagactgaacacgccccgtgctcagcgagcacggggccgtgcccaagaagcagcagaaaagacaaacctatagaagcttctattgcccaccatggggccgtgcccagtggacacgggggcgtggtcagagtactgcaggcgcatttattgtaattgcgaattacaattaatgaagagagagagtgtgtcagacggacatggggccgtgcccaggcttctgttcagcctataaataggagtgcttggagccatttcaactcatcccttggcacaccacctctctcacacttcacccaccacccaccaccatcacaacaccatcatccaccaccatcatccattgtccatcatagagtgtgtgagtcatctcgggatccaagattgatcgtaagagttcttgacaatcaaggccatgtttgcctaagtctcttatatcacttggtgaagacaagtgtctagtgtaatactttttatttttaatcttttgcactttttatttggttttgtatttgatgtgtgtaaaatgcaacatataaaacacatcaattaaggcataaaactaaccctttttaagtactaatgttggaaaaagagtgtttttgtcttccttttgtattttcaggatgaaatgagctcaaaatcacaaaagaagcaaaaagaccactaattctaccataaatacaagaaaagggacaaaagtaaactgcccggaccctcaacggcacctcccaagacaaagagaagagaacagaagtctgaacacgccccgtgtccagtgaacacgggggcgtgcccaggaagcagcagaaaagacaaaccagtagaagcttccattgctcaccacggggccgtgcccagcggacacgggggcgtgttgaaagtacagcaggcgcattaattgtaattcgcaattacaattaatgaagagagagaatgtcagacgggcacggggccgtgtccagcggacacggggccgtgtccagcgttctgttcagcctataaatagaggagcttggtttcattctctctcatcccttggcacaccacctctctcacacttcatccaccacccatcaccaccataacaccatcatccaccaccatcatccattgtccatcatagagtgtgtgagtcgtctcgggatccaagattgatcgtaagagttcttgacaatcaaggccatgtttgcctaagtctcttacatcacttggtgaagacaagtgtttagtataatactttttatttttaatcttttgcactttttatttggttttgtattaatgactttaataactagttacttatgttgaaggtgatctttccttatcgtttgtccgtggtgtcttggcattattttactgtctatataaaataaaagattttcaccattcatatctccacggtctatatggaggtatgttgactacctggtcgggggttaagggaacggtttggtaaaggtcttgcccttgttcagcgtttagaggtcctgcttgggacctgggtcaaatttagtaggatctccttcaatgcccataggtattggatggcggggatccaaactctttgaccccctcataagctaactactattaatactataacccggctatttaggactgtatccctgctgactcagactacttagccgagggtaacgtcaccgccgaaaacggggcctaccataatttgcattaataacttaattcattatctttcaataatccgaccctttaggattgtatccttgctgactcaaactactgggttgagggtaacgtcgccttcgaaaaaggggcctactacaataactaagataatctcttaaacaagtgcaaaagtgcgaaaataatcaaaggttatactaatacacgtgtcggatccaagtgattcatcttgtctatctgtttttatttattttatttttcagcatttagttagtttttatttttcttagtttaaaacatttttctaactttttgatttgattagacgttgaggataaaccggtattaaaagctcttgtgtccttggacgacctcggtatcttaccaacactatactacgtccacgatgggtgcacttgcccatatgtgtgcttagtgttagtaaatatcgtgttttataaatttaaaacttggctaaaagtgtaaaaagggcttaaatatatatctaaaaacatatatacactaacacgcatcagtattaatgactttaataactagtttcttatgttgaaggtgattcttccttatcgtttgtccgtggtgtcttgacattattttactgtctatataaaataaaagattttcaccattcatatctccacggtctatatggaggtatgttggctacctggtcgggggttaagggaacggtttggtaagagtcttgcccttgttcagcgtttagaggtcctgcaagggacctgggtcaaatttagtaggacctccttcaatacccaaaggtattggatggcgggagtCCAAACtctgaccccctcataagtaaactactattaatactataacccgactatttaggactgtatccctgctgactcagactacttaatcgagggtaacatcaccttcaaaagaggggcctaccataatttgcattaataacttaattaattatctttcaataatccgaccctttaggattgtatccttgctgactcaaactactgggttgagggtaacgtcgccttcgaaaaaggggcctactacaataactaagataatctcttaaacaagtgcaaaagtgcgaaaataatcaaaggttatactaatacacgtgtcggatccaagtgattcatcttgtctatctgtttttatttattttatttttcagcatttagttagtttttatttttcttagtttaaaacatttttctaactttttgatttgattagacgttgaggataaaccggtattaaaagctcttgtgtccttggacgacctcggtatcttaccaacactatactacgtccacgatgggtgcacttgcccatatgtgtgcttagtgttagtaaatatcgtgttttataaatttaaaacttggctaaaagtgtaaaaagggcttaaatatatatctaaaaacatatatacactaacacgcatcaagtttttggcgccgctgccggggacacaaggattttaagaaagttaggaatcaacggcctaatcatctttttatttttctttaatttttaggattttttttagatttttcagcttctgcagagctcagcacggggccgtgcccgctgaacacgcccccgtgcccaatcattggaactggcaatcctgttttatatcagacagtaggctgaacacggggccgtgtccactcaacacgcccccgtgcccaagattcagttactgaaaacagaaccgtttgatcccggcggttggtaacttctgatacaaacatgagtgatagtgattctttttactttcggcactcttatggtttgtggtgtcaattatgtgggggcgaacacgaggaattaaaatgtttcttcctcacttataggccacactatatagacccaccaattccttgtagccttaagaggggcgaaagtaaaaataaacactatttctccctcgaatgcgcccaaccggatattctaggagatatgctccttgacgagctatttcaactagaagaactacttctaaattggtcaaaagaacttaggaaggatttcttagatccatcccaagatgatgaccatgaggaaatgttggaatcgcattctgacaacctcgttgctcccgaaaatacctttcttcctagacaagacgtggacgatagtcgtccctgtgccgattgtgccgtgaaggactccccatcgacctcgttcggtgcatacatagacctgagcgattcggcatacaccttcttta
This is a stretch of genomic DNA from Helianthus annuus cultivar XRQ/B chromosome 16, HanXRQr2.0-SUNRISE, whole genome shotgun sequence. It encodes these proteins:
- the LOC110917009 gene encoding uncharacterized protein LOC110917009, coding for MGRFWRMKEAFEVARKVRDCESSGSEHSPETMMDLSHMVNSFIENGNGVVNIDFDMQVDDESSSDGTDDDMEEIKESLRRLIENGDDVKRNLISKVEKANNDVVDDNRSSQSLGFKRRLMACLRDRGLDAGLCKSKWEKKGGRLLAGNHEYIDVNVKQTRYIIIVSLLEEFEIARPTAGYASLLEILPGISVFKVEDFKEMVKIMSKAIKRSMKQKKMPVPPWRRREYVQAKWFGSYKRTTNEYPTKKTPDRIVINNQSIGFISIPDHTCYGRRQDQFARKDFGYKMGNLAMVMNGAS